A region from the Planktothrix sp. FACHB-1365 genome encodes:
- a CDS encoding sodium:proton antiporter produces the protein METSSFHITLLMVITVIAGITAQVLADYLKVPAIVFLLFFGILVGNDGLSLVQPNLLGSGLEVIVSLSVALILFEGGLSLDLRALGQVSGSIRNLVTFGTLITLMGAGMAAHWLGEFPWPIAFLYASLVVVTGPTVIGPLLKQVSVDRQVSALLEGEGVLIDPVGAILAVLVLNVVLNGNTDPLEIMGQLLLRLSIGAGIGVIGGGILGWLLKTAQFMSEELKNLVVLAALWGLFDIAELLMSESGLMTTVVTGMMVRYVGIPDMRQLLRFKGQLTMLAVSVLFILLAADLSLDSIVALGWGSVFTVLALMWVVRPINIWLCTLNSNLNWRQKLFASWVSPRGIVSASVASLFAILLTQRGINGGDSIKALVFLTIIMTVVIQGLTARWMAKTLGITSSSVTGAVIVGSNPLSRLIGKLFQERDELVVMIDTDPEACEQARQQGLTVYQSSALDPNVLEEAGLESIGTFLAMTSNGEVNVVLAERADTEFNPPRVLALFPREPQTKTTVNREKVQQAFIPDLPLKQWNTYLEDREVKLGETVLRQPGLEFQRAHLQALIRSGELIPLLIERDGNLQVLPASESWQVGDQIIYLLHDPKPKLLKRLSGSQQSNLTLEKHPVVEEVPLEASLTR, from the coding sequence ATGGAAACATCATCTTTTCACATTACCCTGCTCATGGTGATTACCGTCATTGCAGGGATTACGGCTCAAGTCTTGGCAGACTACCTGAAAGTTCCTGCCATCGTTTTTCTGTTATTCTTTGGGATTCTCGTCGGCAATGATGGCTTGAGTTTAGTGCAGCCGAACCTTTTGGGAAGTGGGTTAGAAGTGATTGTCTCCCTCTCCGTCGCTTTAATATTATTTGAAGGGGGATTAAGTTTAGACCTGCGGGCATTAGGCCAAGTTTCGGGCAGTATTCGCAATTTAGTCACGTTTGGAACCTTAATCACCCTAATGGGGGCTGGGATGGCTGCCCATTGGTTAGGAGAGTTTCCCTGGCCCATTGCCTTTCTCTACGCTTCCTTAGTCGTTGTTACAGGCCCAACGGTAATCGGGCCATTGTTAAAACAAGTTTCCGTAGACCGTCAGGTGTCCGCTTTATTAGAGGGGGAAGGGGTTCTGATTGACCCTGTTGGGGCAATTTTAGCGGTTTTAGTGCTGAACGTTGTGTTAAATGGCAATACTGACCCGTTAGAAATTATGGGACAATTGCTATTACGTTTGAGTATTGGGGCAGGAATTGGGGTAATTGGGGGCGGAATCTTGGGATGGTTGTTAAAAACAGCCCAATTTATGTCAGAAGAATTAAAAAATTTAGTCGTATTAGCTGCCCTTTGGGGATTGTTTGATATTGCAGAATTGCTGATGAGTGAATCGGGGTTAATGACAACGGTTGTGACAGGAATGATGGTGCGTTATGTGGGGATTCCCGATATGCGTCAGTTACTCCGATTTAAAGGTCAATTAACAATGTTAGCGGTGTCGGTTTTATTTATTTTATTAGCGGCGGATTTATCTTTAGATAGTATTGTGGCGTTGGGATGGGGAAGTGTTTTTACAGTTTTAGCCTTAATGTGGGTGGTGCGTCCGATTAATATTTGGCTTTGTACTTTAAATAGTAATCTAAATTGGCGACAAAAATTATTTGCGTCTTGGGTTTCACCCAGAGGAATTGTTTCTGCTTCCGTTGCCTCTTTATTTGCAATTTTACTAACCCAACGTGGCATTAACGGGGGAGATTCGATTAAAGCGTTAGTGTTTTTAACGATTATTATGACGGTGGTGATTCAAGGATTAACGGCTCGATGGATGGCGAAAACCCTAGGGATTACGTCGAGTTCAGTAACGGGGGCGGTAATTGTGGGTTCAAATCCTTTGAGTCGATTAATCGGCAAATTATTCCAAGAACGGGATGAATTAGTTGTGATGATTGATACTGATCCTGAAGCCTGTGAACAAGCAAGACAGCAAGGATTAACCGTTTATCAAAGTAGTGCTTTAGATCCGAATGTATTAGAAGAAGCGGGATTAGAATCAATCGGAACCTTCTTAGCAATGACGAGTAATGGGGAAGTGAATGTTGTTTTAGCAGAACGGGCTGATACGGAATTTAACCCCCCTCGTGTGTTGGCATTATTTCCCCGTGAACCGCAAACAAAAACAACAGTAAATCGAGAGAAAGTTCAACAAGCTTTTATCCCCGATTTACCCTTAAAACAATGGAATACCTATCTCGAAGACCGAGAAGTGAAATTAGGAGAAACGGTCTTACGCCAACCGGGTTTAGAGTTTCAACGAGCGCACCTGCAAGCATTAATTCGCTCTGGAGAATTAATCCCTTTATTAATCGAACGAGACGGTAATCTGCAAGTATTACCCGCCTCGGAATCTTGGCAAGTCGGAGATCAAATTATTTATCTGCTTCATGACCCAAAACCCAAGTTACTTAAGCGTTTATCGGGTTCTCAACAGTCTAATTTAACCTTAGAAAAACATCCCGTTGTTGAAGAAGTTCCTCTAGAAGCGTCTTTAACCCGGTGA
- the nblB gene encoding phycobilisome degradation protein NblB: protein MTITPESVQNLLISSDLGDRLRGVNQLRELEPAIAFELIQIPIKDSNSRVRYAAVSQMATLGEQNLEMAYEILRHHLLNDPEVDVQAAAADGLGALKFQNAFDDLQTVYNTTSEWLLKLSIVAAVGGIEEPRAFELLEQALQDENTLIQTVAISALGELGDHRAIPLLVPFVTNSDWQVRYRVVQALVRLGGSEAETLLRQLAEDEVEIVAQEAKSPVGG, encoded by the coding sequence ATGACAATTACCCCTGAATCTGTTCAAAATTTGTTAATTTCTAGTGATTTAGGCGATCGCTTACGCGGTGTAAATCAACTCCGAGAATTAGAACCTGCAATTGCATTTGAGTTAATTCAAATCCCCATTAAAGATAGTAATAGTCGAGTTCGATATGCTGCCGTTAGTCAAATGGCAACTTTGGGGGAACAGAATTTAGAAATGGCTTATGAAATATTGCGCCATCACTTATTAAATGATCCTGAAGTCGATGTACAAGCTGCTGCCGCCGATGGATTAGGGGCTTTAAAATTTCAAAATGCGTTTGATGATCTGCAAACTGTTTACAATACAACCTCTGAATGGTTACTGAAACTGAGTATTGTTGCGGCAGTGGGAGGAATAGAAGAACCTCGTGCTTTTGAACTATTAGAACAAGCCCTTCAAGATGAAAATACTCTGATTCAAACCGTTGCCATTAGCGCATTAGGAGAATTAGGAGATCACAGAGCAATTCCTTTATTAGTTCCTTTTGTAACCAATTCCGACTGGCAAGTCCGTTATCGAGTTGTTCAAGCTTTAGTGCGTTTAGGAGGTAGTGAAGCTGAAACTTTGTTAAGACAATTAGCAGAGGATGAAGTGGAAATTGTGGCTCAAGAAGCGAAATCCCCAGTCGGTGGTTAA
- a CDS encoding CBS domain-containing protein → MPKTVAEVMTPNPILAQPEMPLREALQLMVDRHIGCLPVVNSSGHLVGIISGTDLMWQESGVTPPAYITFLDSVIYLENFSRYEQELHKALGQTVGEVMTPAPLVTITPNKSLSDAARLFNEKRVHRLPVVEQSGKVIGILTCGDILRVMATTQSSKAD, encoded by the coding sequence ATGCCCAAGACTGTTGCTGAGGTGATGACCCCCAATCCGATTCTGGCTCAACCAGAGATGCCACTCAGAGAGGCACTTCAACTTATGGTGGACAGACATATCGGTTGTTTACCTGTGGTCAATTCATCGGGTCATTTAGTGGGGATTATCTCTGGAACAGACTTGATGTGGCAGGAAAGCGGTGTGACTCCACCCGCCTATATTACGTTTCTCGATAGTGTGATTTACTTGGAAAACTTTTCCCGGTATGAACAGGAACTCCATAAAGCTTTAGGCCAAACGGTGGGTGAAGTCATGACTCCTGCACCCCTGGTGACTATTACGCCAAATAAATCGTTATCCGATGCGGCTCGGTTATTTAATGAAAAACGGGTTCACCGTTTACCTGTGGTAGAGCAATCGGGTAAAGTGATTGGGATTCTGACCTGTGGGGATATTTTGCGGGTGATGGCAACAACGCAGAGTTCAAAGGCAGATTAG
- a CDS encoding DUF1499 domain-containing protein — protein MEKSIRSVWKVKYFSVLVTVMVVIITQLTLVYPASALSVSASPVIASLFSFSGTRPSNLGIEDGKFAPCPNTPNCVSSQSIDALHQIEPFSYSDDPETAFKQIQTILENTENAGIITAEPNYIYAEFTSPLMGFVDDVEFYLDEQETLIQVRSASRLGESDLGVNRKRIETIREQFQ, from the coding sequence ATGGAAAAATCAATCAGGTCTGTTTGGAAAGTTAAATATTTCTCTGTCTTGGTGACAGTAATGGTCGTCATTATCACTCAATTGACGTTAGTTTATCCGGCTTCAGCCTTAAGCGTTTCTGCTTCTCCAGTGATAGCCAGTTTATTTTCTTTTTCAGGAACTCGACCCTCAAATCTCGGTATTGAAGACGGTAAATTTGCGCCTTGTCCTAATACTCCCAATTGTGTTTCTAGCCAAAGTATAGATGCTCTTCATCAAATTGAACCTTTCAGCTACTCAGATGATCCTGAAACAGCATTTAAACAGATTCAAACGATTCTGGAAAATACAGAAAATGCTGGTATTATTACGGCTGAACCTAATTATATTTACGCCGAATTTACCTCACCCTTGATGGGATTTGTCGATGATGTAGAATTTTATTTAGATGAACAAGAAACTTTAATTCAAGTCCGTTCAGCCTCCCGTTTAGGGGAATCGGATTTAGGGGTAAATCGGAAACGAATTGAAACCATTCGAGAACAATTTCAATAA